One Aciduliprofundum boonei T469 genomic region harbors:
- a CDS encoding nuclease-related domain-containing protein, whose translation MGKSYPEEQLRRLRKKRRMNILKSAILFTFAMLGEIFILNHFSGGLKIGFNIPFLAVLLLLLLALIFFALMLHYFKPSKDERKFSMGVEGEKLFRKYLDKLRGYKFYSLPLPHGGDIDALLISNKGIFAFEVKNYSGIVECEGDEWKRIKIGKGGGKYEGHVGKPSEEAKRHALDLQNYLNTKGFDVIVYPVVVITHSESILRCERCSVRVIKPQELRILLNKKNELTDKECKNIYKEISKLI comes from the coding sequence ATGGGTAAGAGTTATCCCGAAGAGCAGTTACGAAGGCTAAGAAAAAAGAGAAGAATGAATATATTAAAATCAGCTATTTTATTCACATTTGCGATGCTTGGAGAAATATTTATTCTAAATCATTTTTCAGGAGGATTAAAGATCGGATTCAATATACCTTTTCTTGCAGTTCTCCTTCTCCTTCTTCTTGCCCTGATATTTTTTGCCTTAATGCTTCATTATTTTAAACCTTCCAAGGATGAAAGAAAATTCAGTATGGGAGTAGAGGGTGAGAAATTATTCAGGAAATATCTGGATAAGCTCAGGGGTTATAAATTCTACAGCTTGCCTTTACCCCATGGTGGTGATATTGATGCTCTTCTTATTAGTAATAAAGGTATTTTTGCATTTGAGGTTAAAAATTATTCGGGCATAGTTGAGTGCGAAGGAGATGAATGGAAAAGAATTAAAATTGGAAAAGGGGGAGGTAAATACGAAGGGCATGTTGGCAAACCCTCCGAGGAGGCAAAGAGACATGCCCTTGATTTGCAGAATTATCTAAATACGAAAGGGTTTGATGTTATAGTATACCCCGTAGTCGTTATCACGCATTCTGAATCTATACTTCGGTGTGAGAGATGCTCGGTTAGAGTTATCAAACCTCAAGAGTTAAGGATATTGCTCAACAAGAAAAATGAGCTTACGGATAAGGAGTGTAAAAATATATACAAAGAGATTAGCAAATTAATTTAG
- a CDS encoding carbon-nitrogen hydrolase family protein, giving the protein MNSYNLLGIEMVRICAVQMNVVHNDVPKNHKKAKNYVVQAGDKECDFLVFPEIFLEGVIRDIGSLNKLARPIPGEYTDWFTKYAEEYGMHIVMGSIHEKTVDGFYNTSVLIDDKGNIVGKYRKNFLWASENKFLKPSKERPVFDTKFGKVGINICWDFAFPEVANTIARKGAKILFGPSFWSLEDKYGMAKNSSTLEKLSNVEPEPQFVDTLVSARAYENEMLVVYVNPYGKYNLGNYEINLFGHTQLAMPFFGTFAKMHDDEGMLVVDANTEWLDMAEEVYAIRKTYND; this is encoded by the coding sequence ATGAATTCATATAATCTCCTGGGTATAGAAATGGTTAGAATATGTGCGGTTCAAATGAATGTCGTTCATAATGATGTCCCAAAGAATCACAAAAAAGCAAAAAACTATGTGGTTCAAGCAGGAGATAAAGAATGTGATTTTTTAGTTTTTCCAGAGATATTCTTAGAAGGAGTAATAAGAGACATAGGCTCTCTAAATAAGCTTGCTAGACCGATACCTGGAGAATATACTGATTGGTTTACGAAATACGCAGAGGAATATGGGATGCATATTGTAATGGGATCAATTCATGAAAAGACTGTGGATGGCTTTTATAATACTTCTGTGCTAATAGATGATAAAGGAAATATCGTTGGAAAGTATCGTAAGAACTTTCTTTGGGCCTCTGAAAATAAATTCCTAAAACCCTCAAAAGAGAGACCAGTTTTTGATACTAAATTTGGTAAAGTTGGGATAAATATTTGCTGGGATTTTGCATTTCCTGAGGTTGCCAACACTATAGCTAGAAAAGGTGCCAAAATATTATTTGGACCTTCTTTTTGGTCCTTGGAGGACAAATATGGAATGGCAAAAAATAGCAGTACCTTAGAGAAGTTAAGTAATGTTGAGCCAGAACCACAATTTGTAGATACTTTAGTTTCGGCTAGAGCCTATGAAAATGAAATGCTTGTAGTATATGTAAATCCATATGGAAAATATAATCTTGGTAATTATGAAATTAATTTATTTGGTCATACACAACTTGCAATGCCATTTTTTGGTACTTTCGCTAAAATGCATGATGATGAGGGAATGTTAGTGGTGGACGCTAATACTGAATGGCTGGATATGGCGGAGGAAGTGTACGCAATAAGAAAAACATATAACGATTAG
- a CDS encoding BPL-N domain-containing protein has product MRDVKIFAVVVIIVVIIVAFYYLIMSSNPISEPPNFRVTIIRDKMFVRWSSNESTIGEIEINGINYTENSSHMLHKLVVPHISKGHMRILEYKDGKDFATYCVELSKIHNVSLSAGIYAGYGADTGSYRMLSSLLVNMGFDTQFLIAENFNKLYDLFKFDIIAFPGGRADHMIMGLSRQQIDTLREYVSQGGSYMGICAGAYFASNYTVWNGIKYGDNAGYILDLYSGDAVGPIKEIGNYDLNSTYNPQYPTNITWYNGEIFNVTYWGGPYFTPTNNVKVLAIYDKIHKPAAIKFMYHSGRVILFGFHPEINTYYSQENREMFLKALKIEILWLAGL; this is encoded by the coding sequence ATGAGAGATGTTAAGATTTTTGCAGTTGTAGTCATAATCGTTGTCATTATAGTTGCATTTTATTATCTTATCATGAGCTCAAATCCAATAAGTGAACCTCCGAATTTTAGGGTTACGATAATTAGGGATAAAATGTTTGTTAGATGGAGCTCAAATGAATCAACGATAGGAGAGATAGAAATTAATGGAATTAATTACACTGAGAACTCATCTCATATGCTCCACAAGTTAGTAGTTCCCCATATAAGTAAAGGACATATGAGAATATTAGAATATAAAGATGGAAAAGATTTTGCCACCTATTGTGTAGAGCTAAGTAAGATTCATAATGTATCGCTCTCTGCAGGTATATATGCAGGATATGGGGCAGATACTGGAAGTTATAGAATGCTTAGTTCTCTTCTTGTAAATATGGGATTTGATACCCAATTTTTAATCGCTGAAAATTTTAATAAATTATATGATTTATTTAAGTTCGATATTATAGCATTTCCCGGGGGTAGAGCAGATCATATGATAATGGGTCTCTCTAGGCAGCAAATAGATACTCTAAGAGAGTATGTCTCACAAGGCGGCTCTTATATGGGTATTTGTGCAGGAGCTTATTTTGCTAGTAATTATACCGTATGGAATGGTATAAAATATGGTGATAATGCAGGATATATACTGGATCTTTATTCTGGAGATGCAGTTGGCCCAATTAAGGAAATTGGCAATTATGATCTAAATTCAACATACAATCCTCAGTATCCTACAAATATAACTTGGTATAACGGTGAAATTTTCAACGTTACATATTGGGGCGGTCCGTATTTTACACCAACTAATAATGTAAAGGTTTTGGCGATATATGATAAGATACATAAACCAGCAGCAATTAAATTTATGTACCATTCAGGCAGAGTTATATTGTTTGGTTTTCATCCAGAAATAAATACTTATTACTCTCAGGAGAATAGAGAGATGTTTTTAAAGGCACTCAAAATTGAGATTTTATGGCTTGCTGGTCTCTAA
- a CDS encoding ABC transporter ATP-binding protein: protein MEVREISHPLLLVRNLKKYFPIKSGVMQKVVGYVKAVDGVSFDINKSETFGVVGESGSGKTTMGLSILRLIEPTDGEIIFDASPKIMEEIKMLEAKRNLNERDKKRLKELKEKYNLRKKSKKDMLNIRMKMQVVFQDPYTSFNPRMNMRDNIGVILKTHNHKLSNKDIDEYVLELMEKCGLAKRHLRRFPHQLSGGELQRASIARALALNPKFIVMDEPTSALDVSVQAQILDLMQDLQKEMNLTYLFISHDLGVVEYISDKIAVMYLGSIVELGTTTQIFEDMKHPYTRALLESIPYPDPDKKGSIKPLYGSIPSPRNPPPGCKFHTRCPYAKEICKKKAPPLVDVGNGHLVACWKYVEGAYK, encoded by the coding sequence ATGGAGGTGAGGGAGATTAGCCATCCACTTTTATTGGTGAGGAATCTTAAAAAATACTTTCCAATAAAATCAGGGGTGATGCAAAAAGTTGTAGGTTATGTTAAGGCAGTTGATGGTGTAAGTTTTGATATCAATAAATCTGAGACCTTTGGAGTTGTAGGAGAATCTGGTAGTGGAAAAACTACCATGGGCCTCTCTATTCTGAGACTTATAGAGCCTACTGATGGAGAGATTATATTTGATGCTTCTCCTAAGATTATGGAAGAGATAAAAATGCTGGAAGCCAAAAGGAATCTGAATGAAAGAGATAAAAAAAGATTAAAAGAATTAAAAGAAAAATACAATTTGAGAAAGAAAAGCAAGAAAGATATGCTAAATATTAGAATGAAAATGCAAGTAGTTTTTCAGGATCCATACACTTCTTTTAATCCGAGAATGAATATGAGGGACAACATAGGAGTTATCCTTAAAACTCATAATCATAAATTGTCTAATAAAGATATAGATGAATATGTTCTAGAGCTTATGGAAAAATGTGGTTTAGCAAAAAGACATCTTAGAAGATTTCCACATCAACTCTCTGGAGGGGAGTTGCAAAGAGCATCAATTGCAAGAGCATTAGCTCTTAATCCAAAATTTATTGTAATGGATGAACCTACTTCAGCTTTGGATGTATCTGTGCAAGCACAAATTTTAGATCTTATGCAGGATCTTCAGAAAGAGATGAATTTGACATATCTATTTATATCCCATGATTTAGGGGTAGTAGAGTACATAAGTGATAAAATTGCCGTTATGTATCTGGGCAGTATAGTGGAACTAGGCACTACTACACAAATATTTGAAGACATGAAGCATCCATATACTAGAGCGCTCTTGGAATCTATTCCATATCCTGACCCTGATAAGAAAGGATCAATTAAGCCTTTATATGGCTCTATACCAAGTCCAAGAAATCCGCCTCCTGGATGCAAGTTCCATACGCGTTGTCCTTATGCAAAGGAGATTTGCAAGAAAAAAGCGCCGCCATTAGTAGATGTGGGAAATGGACATTTAGTTGCATGCTGGAAATATGTGGAAGGTGCTTATAAATGA
- a CDS encoding ABC transporter ATP-binding protein, translating into MEDVILSVENLTVDFYTYEGVLHVLDDVNFQIRRGEIFGVVGESGCGKSVTSRLIMGLVASNAHIKAGKIMFNGKNILKISEEELNKIRGKEISMIFQNPIGSLNPVFKVKDQMINVIMNNQGVDKETALDKAFKLLKIVNMPDPERVLESYPFELSGGMAQRVMIAMAISSKPKLLIADEPTTALDVTIQAQILKLIKELQEKLGMSVLFITHDLGVVAQLCDRIGVMYAGSVVAYGSTYNILKDPKHPYTLGLMGAIPRPEHKGKPLPSIKGSVPNYLDPPPGCRFHPRCQYAMEICKKEKPKMVKVGGNHHVACWLYGGEGD; encoded by the coding sequence ATGGAAGATGTGATACTCTCTGTGGAAAACTTGACGGTTGACTTTTATACCTATGAGGGAGTATTGCATGTTTTAGATGATGTTAATTTTCAAATAAGGAGGGGTGAGATATTTGGAGTAGTCGGAGAATCGGGATGTGGGAAAAGTGTGACCTCTAGATTAATAATGGGACTAGTTGCAAGCAATGCCCACATAAAAGCTGGGAAGATAATGTTCAATGGAAAGAATATACTAAAAATCTCTGAAGAAGAACTTAATAAAATAAGAGGAAAGGAAATATCTATGATTTTTCAGAATCCCATAGGATCTTTAAATCCCGTTTTTAAAGTAAAGGATCAAATGATAAATGTGATTATGAACAATCAGGGAGTGGATAAAGAAACTGCTTTAGACAAAGCTTTTAAGCTTTTAAAAATTGTGAATATGCCGGATCCAGAAAGAGTTTTGGAATCATATCCATTTGAATTGTCTGGAGGTATGGCACAGAGGGTTATGATTGCCATGGCCATATCCTCTAAACCAAAGCTGTTAATAGCAGACGAGCCAACTACTGCATTGGATGTAACTATTCAGGCCCAGATACTCAAATTGATTAAAGAGCTTCAAGAGAAGCTTGGAATGTCAGTGCTTTTTATAACCCATGACCTTGGGGTTGTTGCACAGTTATGTGATAGAATAGGTGTTATGTATGCAGGAAGTGTTGTGGCTTATGGGAGTACATACAATATATTAAAGGATCCAAAACATCCATACACCTTAGGATTGATGGGTGCTATACCTAGACCTGAGCATAAAGGCAAGCCCCTGCCATCCATAAAAGGTTCTGTGCCAAACTATCTCGATCCACCACCAGGCTGTAGATTCCATCCTAGATGCCAATATGCAATGGAGATCTGTAAAAAAGAGAAACCAAAAATGGTGAAAGTTGGGGGAAATCATCATGTGGCCTGTTGGCTTTATGGAGGTGAGGGAGATTAG
- a CDS encoding ABC transporter permease — protein MSLGGFKEKYRSFIENHEEQLKEWKIGFKIVWSNPLMKIGIILMLSLIIIAIFAPWISPYPEDAMTVGTSYEGIGNTTVYSSFKSYGFVSVGNYKEWTFTPYDKGSTTLTVGNASMTMVVDNQTEFSASISQNTPVKVKMNMTIFIEIKNVTTLYVNLTDIESAFVSPGEQFPTYVNVGGRRNVTLPNTTTNVSIAWNTLISIKSGADSVKIDASTTVNVIIISENRMGKIGVDFWRPPSWQHPFGTDYYDRDVMSRVFFGTRIALMVAVIVVALSMLIGVPLGAFAGYYGGAMDEIIMRITDIFLAFPALLLAMVLSVTFGPNLMNAMFAIAIAWWPWYTRIMRNMVLSLRERPYVMAAKAAGIKNMTIISKFIFPNSLAPIIVQATLDMGTVILAEAALAFLGLGAQPPTPDWGLMISKEATYITQGIWWSSVFPGIFIFLTVISFNLIGDALREFLDPKVRLKRFR, from the coding sequence ATGAGTCTCGGAGGATTTAAAGAGAAATATCGTAGTTTCATCGAAAATCACGAAGAACAGCTTAAAGAATGGAAAATAGGATTTAAAATAGTTTGGAGTAACCCTCTAATGAAAATAGGTATTATACTCATGCTCTCTCTTATAATAATAGCAATATTTGCACCATGGATCTCTCCTTATCCGGAAGATGCTATGACTGTAGGCACATCCTATGAGGGTATTGGAAATACAACAGTATATTCTAGTTTTAAATCGTATGGTTTTGTTTCTGTGGGTAACTATAAAGAATGGACTTTTACTCCCTATGATAAAGGTTCAACTACATTGACCGTGGGAAATGCTTCAATGACCATGGTTGTAGATAATCAAACTGAATTTAGTGCTAGTATATCCCAAAATACTCCAGTAAAAGTAAAGATGAATATGACAATATTCATTGAGATAAAGAATGTAACGACTTTGTATGTGAATCTTACAGATATTGAGTCTGCCTTTGTATCTCCTGGCGAGCAATTTCCGACATATGTGAATGTCGGAGGAAGGAGAAATGTGACTTTACCAAACACTACTACAAATGTATCCATAGCTTGGAACACTTTGATTTCTATAAAAAGTGGAGCTGATTCTGTAAAGATTGATGCCTCTACAACAGTTAATGTTATAATTATTTCGGAGAATAGGATGGGAAAAATAGGTGTTGATTTTTGGAGACCACCTAGCTGGCAACATCCATTTGGTACCGATTACTATGATAGAGATGTAATGAGTAGGGTGTTTTTTGGTACTAGAATTGCGTTAATGGTAGCAGTTATTGTTGTTGCGTTATCAATGCTAATAGGTGTACCATTGGGTGCATTTGCAGGTTATTATGGGGGTGCTATGGATGAAATTATAATGCGTATTACAGATATATTCTTGGCATTTCCTGCACTACTTCTTGCAATGGTATTATCGGTAACTTTTGGTCCTAATCTTATGAATGCGATGTTTGCTATTGCCATAGCTTGGTGGCCCTGGTACACTAGAATAATGCGTAATATGGTTTTATCACTTAGAGAGAGACCTTATGTTATGGCTGCTAAGGCAGCGGGAATAAAGAATATGACAATTATAAGCAAATTCATATTTCCAAATTCTCTTGCACCTATAATAGTGCAGGCAACTTTGGATATGGGTACAGTTATCCTAGCCGAAGCGGCTCTAGCATTCTTAGGACTAGGAGCTCAACCACCAACTCCAGATTGGGGTCTTATGATATCAAAGGAAGCCACATATATAACGCAGGGAATATGGTGGTCATCAGTATTCCCTGGTATATTCATATTCCTAACTGTTATATCTTTCAATTTAATTGGTGATGCTTTAAGAGAGTTCCTTGATCCCAAAGTCCGGTTGAAGAGGTTTAGGTGA
- a CDS encoding ABC transporter permease, with the protein MNIRDYIIRRLIFTIFIIIGITLITFILMHALPVDLAAMYAGNPRDNPATEVNEAEMMLKAAREKFGLDKPLWVQYGYYLYNLFLKFDMGISMRTHKPVGEEIINRLPATLELIFVSIVIAFVAGVAVGVISAKKQNKFTDHIMRIISISGVSLPAFWLAILLQFIFGSWMGWFPISGRYDPQLFHQYPFHTITGFYLIDTLVQGNFKMFGDVAWHLILPSIAMASYPFGAIARMTRATLLEVMDEQYIYSARAMGLPKRLITKYALKNALGPTLTITGLNFAYMLTGAFYVEWIFGWGGIGWFAGMALLNLDYTVIMGMVVVVSLFYVIVNLIVDIIQVYIDPRITLGEKA; encoded by the coding sequence ATGAATATTAGGGATTACATAATACGCAGGCTGATATTTACGATATTCATAATAATAGGCATTACTCTCATTACATTCATTTTAATGCATGCTCTTCCCGTGGATCTTGCCGCTATGTATGCTGGAAATCCTAGAGATAATCCTGCTACAGAGGTAAATGAAGCAGAGATGATGCTTAAAGCTGCAAGGGAGAAATTTGGGTTAGATAAACCGTTATGGGTGCAGTATGGTTATTACCTCTATAATCTCTTCTTGAAATTTGATATGGGCATCTCTATGCGTACCCATAAACCTGTGGGAGAGGAGATAATCAATAGATTACCTGCGACATTGGAACTAATTTTTGTATCAATTGTCATTGCTTTTGTAGCAGGTGTGGCAGTTGGAGTAATCAGTGCAAAGAAGCAGAATAAGTTTACAGACCATATTATGAGAATAATTTCTATTAGCGGCGTATCTCTACCTGCTTTTTGGCTAGCCATACTTCTTCAATTTATATTTGGAAGCTGGATGGGATGGTTTCCAATAAGTGGAAGATACGATCCTCAATTATTCCATCAATATCCATTTCATACTATAACGGGATTCTATCTTATAGATACCCTTGTTCAGGGTAATTTTAAAATGTTTGGCGATGTGGCTTGGCATCTTATATTGCCATCTATCGCTATGGCCTCGTATCCATTTGGGGCAATAGCAAGAATGACTAGAGCCACCCTTTTGGAAGTTATGGATGAGCAATACATATACTCTGCACGAGCAATGGGTCTCCCTAAAAGGTTAATAACAAAATATGCACTAAAGAATGCTCTTGGGCCAACTTTAACAATAACAGGATTAAACTTTGCTTACATGCTCACAGGAGCGTTCTATGTGGAATGGATATTTGGATGGGGAGGTATAGGATGGTTTGCGGGTATGGCGCTTCTTAATTTGGATTATACAGTGATAATGGGAATGGTTGTAGTTGTTTCTCTATTCTATGTTATTGTGAATCTAATAGTAGACATCATTCAGGTTTACATAGATCCTAGAATTACCTTGGGGGAGAAGGCATGA
- a CDS encoding ABC transporter substrate-binding protein, with the protein MGDEEKEEIEEVFEEPKSTSKPPKSKSLGKIIAAIVAVIIVIAAIAGVWMMSQHGEENKKPVVAPKVLYVAGTSDVTTWDPSYSYSTEAEYLANIYEPLIWANPPGSGKPFGPALATSWEVSSNGLTWTFHLRHNVTFHNGDTLDAQDVIFSIQRTLTTFYTTYEGAGFLWWPVVDNWKTLHVNITAPDDYTVVFHLTYAIPLDRVAAAIYGAWIFSSKLPEGVNESSLHGWFEQGHDLGSGPYTLSDYQTGKKIVLKGYDKYWGGWNDTQYKEVDIDLTTPQPSTQTQKLQAGEIDIAKATDLSAIDNLKKDPKISVYISPSAYNYIGYINIWAYHPELAKQGLDPYPFTHKEVRQAISYGINYQEVLRAGVLGYGRQAKGPVPYGLWPHTADVDSLLKQYNYDIQKAKDLLAAAGYPSSTTDGKPMAEDGSNAWMILRLNYTAENAVEAAYAPVIQKSLADLGIFVKINALEWKTQWSLARQVPADKPADWLTNETFLKKVFGPKQDIFMILWWPSMADGYDNLNSMFADHSYPPLFNLCYWYNSTYDSLLWQAYIKTSTDPSTAKSLYVKAMNLLIDQAPALFLIDVQSVLSMKSNIGGYTPNLYYPRTIFFYQLYYIGE; encoded by the coding sequence ATGGGTGATGAAGAAAAAGAAGAAATTGAAGAGGTTTTTGAAGAACCTAAAAGTACTAGTAAACCACCGAAATCAAAATCTCTTGGGAAGATTATAGCAGCCATTGTTGCAGTGATCATTGTCATAGCAGCGATTGCAGGTGTATGGATGATGTCTCAGCATGGCGAAGAGAATAAAAAACCGGTAGTGGCGCCTAAGGTTTTGTATGTAGCGGGTACTTCGGATGTTACGACCTGGGATCCATCGTATTCATACTCTACAGAAGCTGAGTATTTAGCAAATATTTACGAGCCTTTAATATGGGCAAATCCCCCGGGAAGCGGTAAACCTTTTGGGCCTGCACTAGCCACATCTTGGGAAGTTTCAAGTAATGGCTTAACATGGACTTTCCATCTGAGACATAATGTGACTTTTCATAATGGAGATACTCTTGACGCTCAGGATGTTATATTCTCAATACAGCGAACTTTAACTACATTCTACACTACTTATGAAGGTGCAGGCTTTCTATGGTGGCCAGTGGTGGATAACTGGAAGACTTTGCATGTAAATATAACCGCTCCGGATGATTACACTGTAGTATTCCACCTTACCTATGCTATTCCACTAGACCGTGTGGCCGCCGCTATCTACGGAGCATGGATATTCAGCTCTAAATTGCCGGAAGGTGTGAATGAAAGCTCTTTGCATGGGTGGTTTGAGCAAGGTCATGATTTGGGCTCTGGTCCTTATACTCTAAGCGATTACCAAACTGGCAAGAAGATTGTACTAAAGGGTTACGATAAATACTGGGGAGGATGGAACGATACCCAGTATAAAGAGGTAGATATTGATTTAACAACTCCACAGCCAAGCACACAAACTCAGAAATTACAGGCTGGAGAGATAGATATTGCTAAAGCTACTGATTTGAGTGCTATTGATAATCTTAAAAAGGATCCAAAAATATCAGTTTATATCTCACCAAGTGCATATAACTACATAGGTTACATAAACATTTGGGCATACCATCCAGAACTAGCAAAACAGGGTTTAGATCCATATCCATTCACTCACAAAGAAGTTAGACAAGCAATTTCATATGGAATAAATTACCAAGAAGTTTTAAGAGCTGGAGTCCTTGGATATGGTAGACAGGCAAAGGGTCCTGTTCCTTATGGATTATGGCCGCATACAGCCGATGTGGATAGTCTATTGAAGCAGTACAATTATGACATTCAAAAAGCAAAAGATCTACTTGCCGCTGCAGGTTATCCCTCTTCAACTACTGATGGAAAACCAATGGCTGAAGATGGTAGCAATGCATGGATGATACTTCGATTGAACTATACCGCCGAAAATGCAGTAGAGGCTGCATATGCACCTGTAATCCAGAAATCTCTTGCAGACCTTGGCATATTTGTGAAGATAAATGCATTGGAGTGGAAGACACAGTGGTCTCTAGCAAGGCAGGTACCTGCTGATAAACCGGCTGACTGGCTCACTAATGAGACATTCCTGAAGAAGGTCTTTGGACCAAAGCAGGACATATTCATGATTCTTTGGTGGCCCAGTATGGCTGATGGATATGATAACCTAAATTCCATGTTTGCCGACCATAGCTATCCACCACTCTTCAATCTCTGTTACTGGTACAACAGCACCTATGATAGCTTACTCTGGCAAGCTTACATAAAGACATCCACAGATCCATCTACTGCGAAAAGTTTGTATGTCAAGGCAATGAACCTTCTCATTGACCAAGCACCTGCACTGTTTCTCATAGATGTACAAAGCGTTCTTTCTATGAAATCAAACATAGGCGGCTATACTCCTAACCTGTACTATCCAAGAACAATATTCTTCTACCAGCTGTACTATATTGGTGAATAA